Proteins from one Xiphophorus hellerii strain 12219 chromosome 8, Xiphophorus_hellerii-4.1, whole genome shotgun sequence genomic window:
- the nim1kb gene encoding serine/threonine-protein kinase NIM1, giving the protein MPGSQYQLTRHRLSHSLYSLTDSSDGGHEEERPDDSLHLTPLQKLTAAMCKDEKTIKELIIGRRVGFYKVRGEIGYGTFSRVKLAFHALTKDKVALKILDRTRLDAQAQRLLSREISSLECLQHPNVIRLYEVVDTPSRLFLVLEYAGGGDLHNRICTEGKLCDNASKITFAQILSAVKYMHNLNIIHRDLKAENVLFTSAGCVKVADFGFSTRVASRSSSLDTFCGSPPYAAPELFRDDSYLGPPVDVWAMGVLLFFMVTGSMPFRADTMGKLRRCIMETSYAIPPWVPGPCQRLIRGILKPVAAERYAVDQMLGCDWLLPVEFPWALTPPEPPGPLQSLLESERGNPEDEEVEEEVRSALEELGFTAEHLRNHQLTDSRSPVTGVYRILLHRAQKRWGCDSLPVVRGMVRDPKREGLRAYRGLRHTSKFCVLS; this is encoded by the exons ATGCCTGGAAGCCAGTACCAGCTGACCCGCCACAGGCTGAGCCACAGCCTGTACAGCCTGACGGACAGCTCGGACGGCGGCCATGAGGAGGAGCGGCCCGACGACTCGCTGCACCTCACGCCGCTGCAGAAGCTAACGGCGGCCATGTGCAAAGACGAGAAGACCATCAAGGAGCTGATCATCGGCCGCAGGGTGGGCTTCTACAAGGTCAGAGGGGAGATCGGCTACGGGACTTTCTCCAGGGTCAAACTGGCGTTCCACGCTCTGACCAAAG ACAAAGTGGCTCTGAAGATCCTGGACCGGACGCGGCTGGACGCCCAGGCCCAGCGGCTGCTGTCCAGGGAGATCAGCAGCCTGGAGTGCCTGCAGCACCCCAACGTGATCCGGCTGTACGAGGTGGTGGACACGCCCAGCCGCCTCTTCCTGGTGCTGGAGTACGCCGGAGGAGGGGATCTGCACAATCGGATCTGCACCGAGGGGAAGCTGTGCGACAACGCCAGCAAGATCACCTTCGCCCAGATCCTCTCTGCCGTCAAATACATG CACAACTTGAACATCATCCACCGCGACCTGAAAGCGGAGAACGTTCTGTTCACCTCCGCCGGCTGCGTCAAAGTCGCCGACTTCGGCTTCAGCACGCGCGTTGCGAGCCGCAGCAGCTCGCTGGACACGTTCTGCGGCTCGCCGCCGTACGCCGCCCCGGAGCTGTTCAGGGACGACAGCTACCTGGGCCCGCCGGTGGACGTCTGGGCCATGGGGGTCCTGCTGTTCTTCATGGTGACCGGCAGCATGCCGTTCCGGGCCGACACCATGGGCAAGCTGCGGCGCTGCATCATGGAGACCAGCTACGCCATCCCGCCGTGGGTGCCGGGCCCCTGCCAGCGGCTCATCAGGGGCATCCTGAAGCCGGTCGCCGCCGAGCGCTACGCCGTCGACCAGATGCTGGGCTGCGATTGGCTGCTGCCCGTGGAGTTCCCCTGGGCGCTGACGCCGCCGGAGCCGCCCGGCCCGCTGCAGAGCCTGCTGGAGTCGGAGCGCGGGAACCCGGAGGacgaggaggtggaggaggaggtgcGGAGCGCCCTGGAGGAGCTGGGCTTCACCGCCGAACACCTCCGCAACCACCAGCTGACGGACAGCCGCAGCCCCGTCACCGGCGTCTACCGCATCCTGCTGCACCGCGCCCAGAAGAGGTGGGGCTGCGACTCGCTGCCCGTGGTCCGCGGCATGGTGAGGGACCCCAAGAGGGAGGGGCTGCGGGCCTACAGGGGCCTCAGGCACACCTCCAAGTTCTGTGTGCTGTCATAA
- the LOC116724538 gene encoding growth hormone receptor-like, with the protein MTSAALALLLLFLHVFGLRSEPDAVRPHFTDCVSRNMETFVCRWSAGSFQNLSEPKDLRLFYFNRVLPGASEKNWNECPHYSAERPDECFFNENHTTVWTSYTVQLRSRDRAVLYDEISFSLEDLVQPDPPFGLNWTLMNVSLTGSHFDAMLSWRPPATADVETGWIALQYDAQYRQAGAERWEQAGLVKTTHRSLFGLQTNVNYEVRVRCKMLAGKDYGDFSDSVFIHIPSRVSRFPVMALLIFGTLFLVAVLLLVIISQQEKLMFILLPPVPGPKIRGIDPNLLKKGKLRELTSILTGPPDLRPELYNDPWVEFIELDIEESNDKLLDVDTGCLMDRSPSSPHSTVFRDDDSGRSSCCEPDLLSEACALPVHQEATAVEQSSAFVPAEGREAAAYTQVGEVGLSGSVLLEKTTIKETNMEEEKGKKQDGVLVNADQRDSSSETKRLAELPECVAQLPAAPVYTVVEGVDIQNSLLLTPTPAPNLTGPKIPATPDGYLTPDLLGSVTP; encoded by the exons ATGACGTCTGCGGCGCTCGCGctgcttctcctcttcctccacgtCTTCGGCCTCCGGTCAGAGCCTGATGCAG TTCGGCCGCACTTCACCGACTGCGTCTCGCGCAACATGGAGACTTTCGTCTGCAGATGGAGCGCCGGCTCCTTCCAGAACCTATCAGAACCAAAAGATTTACGCCTGTTCTACTTCAACAGAGT GCTTCCCGGCGCctcagagaaaaactggaacGAATGTCCCCACTACAGCGCGGAGAGACCAGACGAGTGCTTCTTCAACGAGAACCACACCACGGTCTGGACGTCCTACACGGTGCAGCTGCGGTCCAGGGACCGGGCCGTCCTGTACGATGAGATCTCCTTCTCCCTGGAAGACCTGG tgcaACCGGACCCTCCGTTCGGCCTCAACTGGACCCTGATGAACGTCAGCCTGACCGGATCGCACTTCGACGCCATGCTGAGCTGGAGGCCTCCGGCGACGGCCGACGTGGAGACGGGATGGATAGCGCTGCAGTACGACGCCCAGTACCGCCAGGCCGGCGCCGAGCGCTGGGAACAG GCCGGCCTGGTGAAAACAACGCACCGCTCCCTGTTCGGCCTTCAAACCAACGTCAATTATGAGGTCAGAGTTCGCTGCAAAATGCTGGCAGGGAAGGACTATGGAGACTTCAGCGACTCTGTGTTCATCCACATCCCATCTAGAG TTTCCAGATTCCCAGTTATGGCTTTGCTCATCTTTGGAACGTTGTTTTTAGTGGCCGTCCTGCTGCTGGTCATCATTTCACAGCAGGAAAA GTTGATGTTTATCCTCCTGCCTCCTGTTCCTGGACCGAAAATAAGAGGAATCGACCCGAATCTACTGAAG AAAGGGAAACTCCGAGAGCTCACATCCATCCTCACCGGCCCGCCCGACCTCCGGCCGGAGCTCTACAACGACCCCTGGGTGGAGTTCATCGAACTGGACATCGAGGAGTCCAACGACAAGCTGCTGGACGTGGACACGGGCTGCCTCATGGACCGCTCCCCGTCGTCTCCACACTCCACCGTCTTCAGGGACGACGACTCGGGCCGCTCCAGCTGCTGCGAGCCGGATCTGCTGAGCGAGGCCTGCGCGTTGCCCGTCCATCAGGAGGCGACCGCCGTGGAGCAAAGCTCGGCGTTTGTACCTGCGGAGGGCAGGGAGGCGGCGGCGTACACGCAGGTCGGCGAGGTCGGGTTGTCTGGGAGCGTTCTGCTGGAGAAAACCACCATTAAAGAGacaaacatggaggaggagaagggtaAGAAACAAGATGGCGTCTTGGTGAACGCAGATCAGAGAGACAGCAGCTCTGAGACGAAGCGGTTAGCAGAGCTTCCTGAGTGCGTGGCCCAGCTGCCCGCTGCTCCTGTCTACACCGTGGTGGAAGGCGTGGACATCCAGAACAGCCTCCTACTGACACCGACGCCGGCCCCCAACCTGACCGGCCCCAAAATACCAGCTACGCCCGACGGCTACCTGACCCCTGACCTGCTGGGAAGCGTCACACCGTAA